A segment of the Populus nigra chromosome 12, ddPopNigr1.1, whole genome shotgun sequence genome:
taaagttttttttttttagaaatgtattaaagtaatatttttttatctttaaaaaattatttttaatatcaacccattaaaacaataaaacattaaaaaaataatttctaataaaatttaaaatttaaaataacttggTTTCTAAAGAGGCCTTAAAAGTTGTTGAATTAAGAAGCCCACAAGAggacaaaaaataatagattgaaagagaaaaaataggagaaaaaaaaatgattgactAATAATGGATTAAGATGGGTAAaccaagattaatttttttaactaatggatttttaaaattacccaaattaagatttttaaagttttcGTTATTAGATAACTATGCAAATTTAATGTTGGTAATTATCATATAGTAATGTCGACATTACTTTCTTATGCATAAATTCAActgtaatgattattttaatttgttgtgagTGAAAATAGAAGGGTGGGTGGGTTAATGGTTATGGTTTGTCCTAGTTAAAAGAATTCTGTCAATTAACGACGGTGACCTGGTACACGATGGACTCATGATTAATTGAGGTTTCACTTTCAATTGCATATATTTTGACAAATGCATGTTTCTTTCTCCCAGTTAGCCCGTACTGGAATGATTTTGCTACGTTGATCTCCATTGCAAAGAATTTGTTAAAGAAGAAGCAAGGTTATTACACTCAGCCTGGTTTATTAATTGGTTCAACATCTGAATTGTAAGTTAGATAAattaattcacaaaaaaaaacactttaagattttttttaataaaactttttaaaaaataaaattagatgtttaacaAAGTCAGCCGAGCTTTATAGATCAATTTTTatctagtttaatttaaaacccaGCCCAAACTATTTCTCGGATTGGCAAATCCCGGAGCTCATCAACATTGACAAGAAGGCAAGCACCTGACCGAGACTGGTGGGTTCGTAACGTGGTTACTCTAGCTATGAGTTGCACTATAATTCTTGGGAAAAACTTTCCATAACAGCTGCGTAAGTGAGTTTTTTCATGACAAAATCTCGTCAGTAAGAGtcccaataaaattaataagtgCTATTTTCGACGAAAAGTTTAATCTGGAAAGACAGGATTTGTTGTCGTCGCAAGAACTATCTTATGATAAACTGTAAATGGTGTTGGTGAGAGATTGTTAATTGTGAGTGGAAGTTGGAAAATATCTTCGTGAGGTGCTCTCCACCTATATACAAATCCAAAAGAGTTCAAGGAATGATTGAAGAGAAGGTGGCCAATTGATTTTCTCgaggaaaaattattatttttggtcgAAAATCAAAGTTACCCTCGCGACGATTAATTATGCTTGGATATATACACACAGCACAGCAGGCTGCCAGGATGATCTTCCCAGAGGAGCTTTATTTGCTCTGAAAATCTTTTCATTAGTTTGAATTGTTGGAAAGCAATCTGTTTCTTCTATCCTTTGGACAAGAGAGTTTAGCAACTGAGTAGGAATATATGATCATATTTCATTAGTTTCTGCTAACAATCTATTAATTTGTAAGAGAACAGAACGGGTAAATGGTAGTACAGCAATCATCTTATTCCACAGTGAAATTCATTTATCTGTAGTTCATCCTTTTACAGCATTacatctctcttctcttctcttcttaaaCAATCTCATGAAGTATCAAGGCAGCTCTTCTTGTTTAACTAAGACTCGAGACTCCACATGTATTCTTATACTGTATGGCAAAAGCATACggatgaaataataaataaaataagcagCGAAACAAAACAAAGGCGAGAAAACAGTTGGAAGACTCTTGGGTTTCAGGGATGCTGCCAAGAGCAAGCAAATTATTGATCGCAGGCCATGCCACTTTTACTGTTGGGGCTTCTCAGATTTGAGGGGCTTCACTACCTCCCATGTGAAGTCAGGGTCATCCCTTCCAAAGTGACCATAAGCAGCTGTCTTCAAGAACCTGCCATTGCCACCCCTCTTAAGATCCAAGCTAATGGCTATCATTCCAGGCCTGAAGTCAAATTTTTCCTTCACAATGTTGAGAATCTCCTTGTCTGGGATCTTTCCAGTCCCATATGTGTCAACAAAAACTGACAGAGGTTCTGGCACACCGATAGCATAAGAGACCTGAACAATGCATCGGCGAGCAAGGCCACTTGCAACAATGCTCTTTGCTGCCTGTCTAACAATGTAGGCACCACTCCTGTCTACCTTAGTAGGGTCCTTGCCGGAGAAGGCACCACCACCATGTGCTCCCCAACCACCATAAGTATCGATAATAATTTTACGACCAGTAAGTCCAGCATCACCGTGTGGTCCACCAATAACAAACCGCCCTGATGGGTTGAGGTGGAAAATGGTCTTCTCGTCAAGATACTTCTCAGGGATGACAGGCTTAATAACGTGCTCTTTGAGGTCAGCAGCAATCTCATCATTAGTAACAGTTTCATCATGTTGCGTGGAGATTAGAACAGTGTGCACCCGTACTGGAACCATAGCACCATTTTCATTGAAGTACTCGACCGTGACTTGTGTTTTGCCATCAGGTCTCAACCAAGGGCAGGTTCCATTCTTGCGAACTTCTGTAAGGCGGGCACCGAGCTTGGTGGCAAGAACATGACTAAGGGGCATAAGCTCAGGAGTCTCATCGGTGGCATAGCCAAACATGTGACCTTGGTCACCAGCACCAATCTCCTCAGGGCGCTTTGTAAGATGACCATGGACACCCTGTGCAATATCAGGGCTCTGCTGCTCAATGTTAACCAAGACATTGCATTTGTCCGCATCAAGACCAACATCATCAGAGACAAATCCTATTGAACGGCAAGTGCTGCGCACAATCTTCTCATAATCTACATTCGCTTttgtggtgatttctccaaagaccATGACCATGTTCGTCTTGGTGCAAGTCTCACATGCAACCTTGCTGTCTGGATCTTGCTCAAGGCAGGCATCTAGGATTGCATCCGAAACTTGATCACAGAGCTTGTCGGGGTGACCCTCGTTCACAGATTCAGAAGTGAACAAAAAGGTTTCCATTCTCTCGACTGCAGAGCAggaaaaccacacacaaattTCAATATCTTCTAACAACAGTAATGTCAAAGTATCACTAACACTGCCAATTTTCTTCGAATTAAATTAAAGCAAGAATAAGATGATCCCATCGCTCAAGCCCAAACAGAATTTCAACCAAATCATGTAAAAGCCTAAAACAAAGATCAAACTAAGCAAGACCTTCTGACATACTTAGAGGATCAATGAAAGCTATTCTTATCTCTAGAGATGCATAAACAACCATCTTCCTAGATCAAGAAATGATTACAAAGAAAGCCCGTTAGGGTTTTCATGATGATAAAAGAATAAGCTAAAAGTGATCTAAATTCACTTCAAATAAGCTAAGAGAATCAAGATTCAATATCACCAATCCAAAATCTAAATTCCCATGTAGAAAAGCACAAACTTAAattcaaatcaaaccaaaagcCAAGTCATTTTCACACTTTGACATTACATCAAGtttaaaacttcaaaactcaatataCAGCATCTAATTTcacaacaaaaataagaaatcaagatAAAGAAATGTACCCTTGAAATGAGAGGAGAAAACTCAAGAGAGAGCAGAGCAGAGCAACAACAGATCTTTGAGTTATTACAGGAGCAAAGAACTCTTTGGTGGGTCTTACGTTCAAGCCTTGGCTCCTTATTTATAGACAGAACACAACAAGTGGACCTTCAGTTTCATGCTGGTGTCTTAAGATTTTTGGTCTATTATTGGATGTTGAGTGGGGTCCATGTTTGTGAATGTAAAAGATCTTAGCTGTTGGATATGAAAAGTGGAAGGTGAGGATTGATTTGAGTCGGTGGAGATAATGACAGGGAACAAACCCACCGATAAATTacgagggggagagagagagagctggtGAAGAGATGGCTCCTTGATTTTTTCACCAACCTCCACCGTGTATTAGCCAATCTAGGTATTGATTAACCATGGAGACCGAATCTCAAAATAAAAGCgggtttggttttttgtttcttagacTTTTCAACCCATAATCGTTCCTCTCTTTCTTTACGTGGTGTCTGCTTTCTATATCTTGCTtcattcaataatatttaataagaaaaaaaaactacaatttataatttttaaaaatttattttttcagatcaTAACagtaaacactaaaaaaatataaacacccTAGATCCGTTTTAAAGAAGAaatacaaatcaaatttatataaaaatcttatacaGTACTTCAAGATCCAAAGGATGTGTAAGTGAATCCCAAggtgattaaaaatatttctcattttaataaatataatgtgAAGTGAAGAGCATATGCATGGCTCCTAATAACGTCTCCATGCCTCTCATTTTAGGTCCAAATCTGGGGTCATGAAACCATGTTCTTTCCCTGCATGCCTGCCGACACTCAGAGTTATGAATGCAGGTACGCGTTTACGGTCTGCACAtgggaaaagaaaggaaagacgGTTCCTTCCATGCTGTCTtgccaagaagaagaagaagaaaagcatttaataaaagaaaatccttTGACTGAAGTACTTCCATGGCAGAATATAGTAACCTTTTGTGGTGGTGTCATGAAGACCATCAAATGagattattattagttaatggttttattttggattaattTTAGGTTAAGGTAATTTAAGGGTTGGTTAACCCCAGAGAAGACAACTAACCAATTATAAtattgtttgttgttttttattgcaaatttaaaattattttattaagatctttttaatattatcaggtatataaaaactaaagttATAGTGTATTTttggtgatttatttttttatcctctcttttttcccttAACTATTTCTCTCTCTTAGTATATCAGTTTATATCTCATCTTATTTCTTGACTATTGgatctttatataattttatgttgaCTTTTGTAGATGTTAAGtaatttcacttttaatttcttgagtAAACAACCTCTATTTTCAATAAAGATTTTTACAAAaccaatattttgaattatggttattttaaaggtatgttattttttaaatatttttataacttgtgttatttttcaaaacttttactAGCAGAATACACCTTAAAACTGACCCAACATGTCATTATCTTGCTCTAACTTCTATCTTAAATATTTGGGATACACAAATAGTGTTTGGGAgtgtttattcaaaaaaatatcaaattaatttatttttttagtgattttaatatgctgatgtaaaaattaaaaaaatatatattaaaagattatttttatatatttttttcaaaagcagaTAACATAGAGTACTATATTAATGTAATCCAGTTTCCCAATCAGGTCCGAAGTAGAAACGGTTCTCTTCTATATAATCTGGTcttgaaattaagaaaaggtCTAACACGTGACAAGCCCTTTAGAATTATTGGTTGGTGGTTAAAGTGAAGATAGATAATCGCTTTAcaaattatttgtgttttttaaatgggTTGGTAAATAAATCTAGTCAAGGGAAGGACTTAATTGGTTAATTAAATCTTCAATTTTATTCAAAGACTATATATTATGATACCAGCtgatttaactaattaattatctatTCTAATTAACACTCTCCTATTATGAATTAAACATGTTGAGATATATtaagtataataatatatttttaaaaaaattaaaacatttcttaaaaaacacgTTTTTTATCAAGCCATCTGTAAGAGTGTGATTAAACCacgttttttcttaaaaaaataataatctgatGAAAAGAATTTGAACGTGGCCCGTAACAAGATTGTGCGTGTGGGTTGGTGAATTTGGTGGGTCagcaaggaaggaaggaaggaaggtaGTAGGTAAACTCAATATCAAAACAGGTGGTGACATGGCAACAGATGAATTCCTTCTTCATCATCTCGCTCATGCATCGCTCGCTGCTAAAACGATTAGATGAAAACCACGTTAGTTTCAAGACATGTTAATTTCTCTGCAAACTTGGCAAGAACACACAGATCAATCTCAGCACGTTAAGATGATTCAGAGTCATCAACAGAGTCCCTTTCTGACTCAGTACTCTTCTAATTCCAATCATGCATGTGTAGGCAAGGCATGCCTTCACGTTTTCTTTCTCAAGAAATCTTCCGTGCCTGCTTGCTTGCATGCATCAGTCAACCTTctacattatataaaaaaaaatgatgtttttgttaCCGTACACCGCAGGCCGAACAGTTTCTAAATCAAACAGATTGAGGTGTGAAGTTAAGAGAGCTACATTAATGCTGGATTAGCAAGAAATCCACAGTAAATTAACATCCACCTATATATATTACCTGAAAAACTATTCTTTTCCCTCCTTTCGAACAACGAAAggatcattaattaaaaaaagaaaattcctaGGGAGATAAATTGAATTACCCAAAGATAATCTTAAAGTTCTTCTGCTCTTGGGCTGCCAtgttgctttatatatatatatcttctgtCAGGGTCTTCACTTTCTGGGCTTGGTTTTTTGAGGGTGTTCCCTTTCTCATTTCCGAAGCTTAATTAGTCGGTCCATATCAAAATAGCTGCTGCTAACCACCGTAGTATATTATGGACTGGTCCTTCACTTAAATTGATCTTGATTTGAAGTGTATTGGTGGACCTTCAGGCGGTGCTGGCAATATTTCCCCGGAAGGTGACGGGTGGCCGGATTGTTTCTATTCTTGTTGAAACTGTTACCACTCTAGGGTGTTGGAGCTCGAAGAATCTAGAATTGAGGTGGGAAGGGGATAAGCCGACACGATGCTAACTGGATTTGGCGGGAAAAAAGGTTATTAACTAACCGATTAAATTATAACCGCCAGCGCGTAACCGctggggaaaaaagaagaagaatgcgGTGAGCGTGGATCGAACACGCGACCTTCAGATCTTCAGTCTGACGCTCTCCCAACTGAGCTATCCCCGCCTTCATGCTCATTcatcttatatttattatatatattttctaaaaaagaacTACTCTACTACGATAATTTGTGGTTCCTGCGAGTGAAGTGACAACATTATTCTTCTGTGTGTGGCATTGGATATTGGTTGTTTATGAGCTTAGATAATCCATCTTTTAAAATCTATCTAAGATTAGTCATGATTCGGCGGTGATCTAGTCCAAAAATGTGATGGGAATGGGAAAGATTAATAGTTATaagagaattaaagaaaaataaaaagggagaaaaaatcCAAGTCTAAATAGAAGATGAACGGTGGAAATAGGAATAGTAGTTTCCTATTTGCTAGCCCTATGTATTTGCTTGCTGAGACTGTTGCATCtgctaaaaaagaaagttaatcTGTTCTGTTGAAGAAAGAAATACGTAGATATATGCGCAGGCACATTGGCTAACGAAGAAGAAAGGTCATTTGAATTTAATGTCCTTGATTTCATAGgctatatataataaaaacctGTATTCAAGATTTTGTATAGGAGCTCGGATTCCAGACCTTTCGTTAGAGGTAAGCATAGTTGGAAGGAATCTCTTCCTGCGGCgaataaaggaagaaaaagggCTATCTAATGGATATAATGCAAGCAAGGAATCCTCTTTTTGAACTTCCACACGCAGAATAGtatattaatatgatatttccAACTCAACCAAATTGTACTCAAAAAGTTGTATTTTGGCAAAGGAAAAAGGAACCAAGTTTTTTCGCCATTTTCCTAAAACAAAACAGTTAAAGTTCCAAAAGCTTGAAACATTCCTGGTTAGTTTTTGAGGGAGATAAACCTCTGATCATCTAATGTACTGACAATATGTATGCCTAGTAGCAACATGCCCTAATATCCACACAAAAAGGCATTAATTAAGTCTGGTTCTGGCTCTTTCTATACTCACAAATTGGCACTTCCACCAAGCCTCCATGTAAGTTCATCGTTTGCGGTTGTTTTGGGTCATCACCACAAGCTTTCGGCCTCCCCCATTTTTCCAAACTCCATGAACTGGCAACACCACAGCTATATCTGTGTTCACATCTGCTTTCTCATCTTTTTCATCAATACCAGCATCAGAATTACTAGCATCTGGCAGTGAGGCAGTGGAAGTACCCCCGAGACGGTTCTTCAGGAACTTCGTGGTTTTTTTCCGAGGTTTATTCCCTCCTCCCCCGGCCCCCACATTCTTCTTCAAGCTCACACCAGCTGCCTGAGCAGCATGTTCACTCTTTGGCTCCCTTGACAAATCCAAGTTAGCTTGTTTGTCAACCAAAATCTTTGATTTGCCTTTTCCACCACAATTCCCATCCTTTGGTAAGATCTCCACCCTAAGACTATCTGAAAAAATGTTCTCAGAGCCACTGATAACATTATCATCACACTTCTCTTTGCCTTTCTTTGAACATTTCTTGCTTTTGGACGGACCATTGCCAATGCTCAAACCATTCCCCCCCACATTGAAATTATAAATCTCAACAAGCTCTCTTTGCTTCTCAGCTTTGGGACAAAGTCTAGCCAGCTCTAGGACAAGATGTGACAGGCCAAATTGATGCACATAGGCAAGATACTCTGCAACATCAATTATGTCACGGTGATACTCTCTGGATATTATCTTGAATGCAGCGAATTTGTCCTTGTCAAATTCTAATGCAGCACGAATTTTCTCCACTAGAGCCTTATTAGCAGATTGAACATCCTCAACCTTCAGCATAGGTGAGGCACTTGTAGACATATTGTCCACTTGAGTGGCAGACAGAGAAGGAACACTTGAAAGAGATTTGTGAGAAGTCCTGTCTGCAGGATTTGGAGCAACGCTAGCTTGGCTGACCTTGCTATTACTATTTGAAGTCCTTGATGAACTTGCAAAATTAGAAGATACAAGAAGTCCATTAGCCCTTGATGACCCAGCCTGAGGAGAGCTCGTGTAAGTAGATAGAACAGATGAACTCGGAGATCTGGATGAAGATAAAACCCTAGAATCCGACACAGGTCTTGACTGGTACGAAATACTAGCTAATGAGTTAGGATGATTGTTTGCTGCTGGCAAAGCCCGAGAAGAATTAAGAACTTTTACCATGTTTTGGCGGCTAAAGTGAGCAGCCATTGTATTCCCACTCAACCCTCTCAAACCATTTCTGGATGTCCGTTGGCTGCTTCTTGGAGCCAAAGGAAGTGGGGGAAAGGATGTTTCTTCCATTGGTACTCTGCTAGTGTTCCATCCTAAAACGTGATGATATCTTGAAGGCAGCTCAGAATCTGTGGTGGCTAATGACTCAAAAGGGTTAACAATCATATCAATTTCATGTTCCTCTCTATGAGTAGAAACTGTTTGCGCATTTGATGAAATATCACGAGACCTTTCAGCATTGGCAGTCTCAAGACTATCTTCAATGGCCATGTTCATTTGATAGACTGACGAATTTGAATGACTATCACGACCACCACCACGCCGATCATGTTCATTAAT
Coding sequences within it:
- the LOC133669832 gene encoding E3 ubiquitin-protein ligase HEL2-like, producing MDDTCAVCAETLEWVAYGPCLHKEVCSTCIIRLRFICNDFYCCICKSESNTIFVTKALGDYTRMISDFKGLGEVNGSEGKAGEYWYHEGTKAYFDDFDHYKMIKAMCKLSCNVCNKKNGGSREFNSVEQLKAHLFHRHSLFMCSLCLEGRKIFISEQKLYNREQLTQHVRTGDSVVDGNESERGGFTGHPMCEFCENPFYGDNELYLHMSTDHFTCHICQRQHPGQYEYFNNYDYLEIHFRQEHYLCEDEACLARKFIVFATEFELKRHNAMEHGGRMSRSKRSALLQIPVSFQFRQINEHDRRGGGRDSHSNSSVYQMNMAIEDSLETANAERSRDISSNAQTVSTHREEHEIDMIVNPFESLATTDSELPSRYHHVLGWNTSRVPMEETSFPPLPLAPRSSQRTSRNGLRGLSGNTMAAHFSRQNMVKVLNSSRALPAANNHPNSLASISYQSRPVSDSRVLSSSRSPSSSVLSTYTSSPQAGSSRANGLLVSSNFASSSRTSNSNSKVSQASVAPNPADRTSHKSLSSVPSLSATQVDNMSTSASPMLKVEDVQSANKALVEKIRAALEFDKDKFAAFKIISREYHRDIIDVAEYLAYVHQFGLSHLVLELARLCPKAEKQRELVEIYNFNVGGNGLSIGNGPSKSKKCSKKGKEKCDDNVISGSENIFSDSLRVEILPKDGNCGGKGKSKILVDKQANLDLSREPKSEHAAQAAGVSLKKNVGAGGGGNKPRKKTTKFLKNRLGGTSTASLPDASNSDAGIDEKDEKADVNTDIAVVLPVHGVWKNGGGRKLVVMTQNNRKR
- the LOC133669758 gene encoding S-adenosylmethionine synthase 2, which translates into the protein METFLFTSESVNEGHPDKLCDQVSDAILDACLEQDPDSKVACETCTKTNMVMVFGEITTKANVDYEKIVRSTCRSIGFVSDDVGLDADKCNVLVNIEQQSPDIAQGVHGHLTKRPEEIGAGDQGHMFGYATDETPELMPLSHVLATKLGARLTEVRKNGTCPWLRPDGKTQVTVEYFNENGAMVPVRVHTVLISTQHDETVTNDEIAADLKEHVIKPVIPEKYLDEKTIFHLNPSGRFVIGGPHGDAGLTGRKIIIDTYGGWGAHGGGAFSGKDPTKVDRSGAYIVRQAAKSIVASGLARRCIVQVSYAIGVPEPLSVFVDTYGTGKIPDKEILNIVKEKFDFRPGMIAISLDLKRGGNGRFLKTAAYGHFGRDDPDFTWEVVKPLKSEKPQQ